GCTTTTCAGATCAAATCAAAACAAATGAAGACACTCTTGAAAAGCTTGATTGGAATAGGGTTAACCCAGCAACTGGAGCTATATTTATCGAAGGGGCAGAACCAGGTGATACATTAAAAGTTATAATCGAAAAAATAGAAATAGGAAATAAGGCTGTAGTAGCAACAGGGAAAGAGCTTGGTGTACTAGGCGATTTATTTGATACATTGATATCAAAAGTTGTAAATATTGAAAATAATGAGGTTTTATTTTCTGATAAGATTAGGATTCCAATTAAGCCAATGATTGGTGTTATAGGCGTTGCGCCTTCTGACAAGGAGATAAATTGTGGGACTCCAGGTGAACATGGAGGAAATATTGATACAAAACTTATCACCGAAGGAAGTATAGTGTACTTTCCTGTGTTTGTGAAGGGGGCCTTGTTTGCTTTAGGCGATCTTCATGCATGTATGGGAGATGGAGAGGTTTGTGTATCAGGTGCCGAAGTAAATGGGAAGATAACTGTAAGGTTTGAAGTTCTCAAGGACTTGAGAATAAATTCACCAATTGTAGTAAATAGTGAATGTGTTTCATTTATTGCATCGGCTCCAACCCTTGACGAAGCTGCTAATTTAGCAGTGCGCTTTGCTCACAATTTTATTAAAGAAAGAACCGATATGTCATCGGAAGATATCATCATGCTTTTCAGTTTGATAGGCGATGTGCAAGTGTCCCAAATTGTAGATCCTTTAAGAACTGCAAGATTTACTTTGCCATATTGGATTTTTGAAAAACTGAATGTTAAAATACAATAATAAATGATGATGTTTAGGCGGGTGAAAAAGAGATGATACATAATAAAAAAGTAAATTTTAATATTGCCCTACAGAAATTAGGTAAAATAAGTGAGATTCTTAAACCGTATAATAGATACATTGTGGCTTTGCTATTGTTTGGTTCAGTTGCTAGAAACCAGATAACACCGTTGAGCGATATTGATTTAGCGATACTTTATAAAAAAGGACTCGACAAGAAAGAGATAGAATGTGTTGACAGCGAAATATATGCGACAGTTTCTTCATACCTCGAAACTGATGAAATAGATTTTATTAATTTAAATGAAGCACCTCTTTCTGTGCAATATAATATCATAAAAGACAAGAAATTTTTAATAATTAATGATAAAGAGGCATATGTGGATTTTGAAACAACCGTTGTAATGAAATATCTGGATTTTAAACCTTATAGAGATGAGTTTATCCGAGAATATAAAAAACATTTATTGGAAGGTGTTTAAGTTGGATGAGAAATTATTAAATCAATTCAAATTATTGGACGAATACTTAATAATATTGGATGATATATCAAAATATAATAAAGAAATGTTCCTCAAAGACAAAATAGTATATGGTGCAGCAGAAAGATATCTGCAATTAGCAATCGAAACATGTATTAACGTAGGTAATAGAGTAATTTCACT
The sequence above is drawn from the Caldanaerobius fijiensis DSM 17918 genome and encodes:
- a CDS encoding acetamidase/formamidase family protein, which translates into the protein MVLKRDKCIFKFSPFQNPAIRVSPNTSVEIETYDCFSDQIKTNEDTLEKLDWNRVNPATGAIFIEGAEPGDTLKVIIEKIEIGNKAVVATGKELGVLGDLFDTLISKVVNIENNEVLFSDKIRIPIKPMIGVIGVAPSDKEINCGTPGEHGGNIDTKLITEGSIVYFPVFVKGALFALGDLHACMGDGEVCVSGAEVNGKITVRFEVLKDLRINSPIVVNSECVSFIASAPTLDEAANLAVRFAHNFIKERTDMSSEDIIMLFSLIGDVQVSQIVDPLRTARFTLPYWIFEKLNVKIQ
- the mntA gene encoding type VII toxin-antitoxin system MntA family adenylyltransferase antitoxin — its product is MIHNKKVNFNIALQKLGKISEILKPYNRYIVALLLFGSVARNQITPLSDIDLAILYKKGLDKKEIECVDSEIYATVSSYLETDEIDFINLNEAPLSVQYNIIKDKKFLIINDKEAYVDFETTVVMKYLDFKPYRDEFIREYKKHLLEGV